The proteins below come from a single Micromonospora citrea genomic window:
- a CDS encoding helix-turn-helix domain-containing protein, translating to MTDPSTTGPPTAQPAGGYRGPLPELYERALSLRRDGCTVPEIARRVGVARSTAYQWVCHLPIDSDSDEARARRRAHSKVMTDA from the coding sequence ATGACTGATCCATCAACCACCGGTCCGCCAACGGCGCAGCCTGCCGGCGGCTACCGTGGGCCACTGCCGGAGCTGTACGAGCGGGCGCTGAGTCTGCGCCGCGACGGGTGCACCGTGCCGGAGATCGCGAGGCGGGTGGGGGTGGCCCGGTCCACCGCCTACCAGTGGGTGTGTCACCTTCCGATCGACAGCGACTCCGACGAGGCGAGGGCGCGCCGGAGGGCGCATTCCAAGGTGATGACCGACGCCTAG
- a CDS encoding acyl-CoA desaturase, whose product MSTTLLEPASGPKPLTQGSQSRGILVALWAFVVIPFLALLAAVPVAWGGWLGWTDVAVAALWYVVSGLGITVGYHRYFTHGSFKAKRWLRVALAVSGSLAVQGDIIQWVADHRRHHAFSDLEGDPHSPWRFGESVRGLARGLFHAHVGWLFGRELSNRERFAPDLLADRDINRVDRLFPLLVAVSVLGPALMGGLLTWSWQGALTALFWGGLVRIALLHHVTWSINSVCHVYGERPFAMRQGDRASNFWPLAILSFGESWHNLHHADPTCARHGVLRGQVDISARVIWLFEKAGAAWDVRWPKPERIAAKLVKPATGT is encoded by the coding sequence ATGTCCACCACCCTTCTCGAGCCCGCGTCGGGCCCCAAGCCGCTTACCCAGGGGAGCCAGTCCCGAGGCATCCTCGTCGCCCTCTGGGCGTTCGTGGTGATTCCCTTCCTCGCCCTCCTCGCCGCCGTACCGGTCGCCTGGGGCGGCTGGCTGGGCTGGACCGACGTGGCGGTCGCCGCCCTCTGGTACGTCGTCTCCGGGCTGGGCATCACCGTCGGCTACCACCGCTACTTCACCCACGGCTCGTTCAAGGCCAAGCGCTGGCTGCGGGTGGCGCTGGCGGTCTCGGGCTCGCTGGCGGTGCAGGGCGACATCATCCAGTGGGTGGCCGACCACCGGCGGCACCACGCCTTCTCCGACCTGGAGGGCGACCCGCACTCGCCGTGGCGGTTCGGGGAGAGCGTGCGCGGGCTGGCCAGGGGCCTCTTCCACGCGCACGTCGGCTGGCTCTTCGGCCGGGAGCTGTCCAACCGGGAGCGGTTCGCCCCGGACCTGCTCGCCGACCGCGACATCAACCGGGTGGACCGGCTCTTCCCGCTGCTGGTGGCCGTCTCGGTGCTGGGGCCCGCGCTGATGGGCGGCCTGCTGACCTGGTCGTGGCAGGGCGCGCTGACCGCGCTCTTCTGGGGCGGGCTGGTCCGCATCGCGCTGCTGCACCACGTGACCTGGTCGATCAACTCGGTGTGTCACGTGTACGGCGAGCGGCCGTTCGCGATGCGCCAGGGCGACCGGGCGTCGAACTTCTGGCCGCTGGCGATCCTGTCGTTCGGCGAGAGCTGGCACAACCTGCACCACGCCGATCCGACCTGTGCGCGGCACGGGGTACTGCGGGGCCAGGTGGACATCTCGGCCCGGGTGATCTGGCTGTTCGAGAAGGCCGGCGCGGCCTGGGACGTGCGCTGGCCCAAGCCCGAGCGCATCGCGGCGAAGCTCGTCAAGCCGGCCACGGGGACGTAA